CCTGCCCAACCACGAGGAGCGAGGTCGACCATGACGACTTCTCCGGTCACCGCCGATCACGACCTGATCGCGAGCGCGACCCACCGGGCACGCGGACTCACCGAACCGCTGCTGCGCAACATCGTCGAAGCGCTGGACCCGTCGCTGGCCGCGATCGGGGCCTACCACTTCGGCTGGCAGACCGACGAGTCCCACGCCGCGGGCAAGGCGATCCGGCCGACCATGGCGATCCTCGCCGCGGAGGCCGTCGGCGCCCCGCCATCGGCCGCGCTGCCGGCCGCGGCAGCCGCCGAGCTGGTGCACAACTTCAGCCTGATCCACGACGACATCATCGACAGCGACGAGCAGCGGCGCGGTCGGCCTTCGGTGTGGAAGGCCCACGGCGTCCCGGCTGCGATCCTGCTCGGCGACGCGTTGCAAGCCGCCGCGTTCGAGCTGCTGCTCGGCAGCGGCCGGCCGAACGCGGCGGCGGTCGCGGAGCGGCTCGCGGTGGTGATGCGCGAGGTCGTGATCGGGCAGGTGCAGGACATCGAGTTCGCCGGGCGCCCCTGGTCGGGCCCGCAGGCGGTGATGCTCGACGAGTACCAGGCGATGGCCGAGGCGAAGACCGGCGCGTTGCTGGCCTTCGCCGCCGCGGGCGGCGCGCAACTCGCCGAGGCTCCGCCCAGCGCTGTGCAGACCTTCGACGCCCTCGGCCGCCACCTCGGCTTGGCCTTCCAGTGCACCGACGACGTGCTGGGCATCTGGGGTGATCCGGCGGTCACCGGGAAGCCGGTCTTCGGCGACCTGCGCGAGGGCAAGAAGACCTTGCCGGTCATCGCCGCGCTGGCCGCCGACACGCCCGCCGGAGCGCGGCTGGCGCGGCTGCTCACCGAGGGCCCGCGCGACGACGCCGGGCTCCGGCTGGCCGCCGAGCTCGTCGAAGAGGCCGGCGGCCGGAAGTTCGCCGAGCAGGAGGCGTCGAGGCACCTCATCGGGGTTGGCGAGTGCCTGGATTCGCTGGAAATGCCCGCGGCCGTCCGAAATGCCTTCGAGGCGCTGGCGAACACGCTGATCGGAAGGACGCGGTGACCGGAGAAACGTCCACGGCGAACCGGGTGGAACAGGCCATCCACGCCTCCGAGCAGGCTCTGCTCGACGCGGCGGGCACCGGCTCCTGGCCGAGTCCGCGCCGCGCTGCGGTCTCCGGTGCCGCAGGCGCGGTCCTGGCCCTGCACTTCGCCGACGCCGATCGGTCGGCGGACCTGATCGCCGACGGCATCGCATGGCTGCTGCAGGTGCAGAACCCCGACGGCGGCTGGGGCACCCTCGAAGGCTTCCCCAGCGACTTCGTCGCGACCGCGATGGCCACGGCGGCGTTGCACCTGGCGGCGGGACCGGACGGCGCGGACAGCGTCTCCCGCGCACGCGGCTGGATCGACCGCCGGGGCGGCGTCGCGGGAATCGGCGACCCGATGATGGAACAGCTGTGCGGTCTGGTGCTGTCCATCGCCGGCCTGCAGGACGCGAACCGGTTGCGGCGAGTTCCGGTCGAGCTGGTCCTGCTGCCCGCCGCGCTGCGCAGGCGGCTGCTGTCCTACCTGACCCCGCCGTTCCTGGCCCTGTCGTTCATGCAATCCCGGCAGCGCAAGCACAATCCGCTGACCCGGGCGATCGACCGGCTCGCCCGACCGGTCGCGGCACGACTGCTGGAGGCGTTCGACCAGCAGGAAGGCCGGGTCGGTTCCTATGGCGGCGATCCATGGCTCACCGGCCTGCTGTGCACGGCGCTGACCCGGGCCGGCGCTGCCCCGGAGCTGGCCCGGCGTTCGGTGGAGTACCTGCGGATGACGGCGCAGCCCGGTGGTTCCTGGCACCTGGTCCACGGCGTCGAGGCCGAACGGGTGGAGACCACCGGCATGGCCTTCAGCGTCCACGGCCTGGCGCTGGCCGGTCACTCCGCCGACCCGCGGGTGCTCCGGGCCCGCGACTGGCTGGCCCGGTGCCAGCAGCTCGAACCGTCCGAGGTGTACGCGAGCCCGGCGGGCGCGTGGACCTGGACCGGCCGCAGGGGCTGGCCGAACGCAATGGAAACCGTTCTGGTGCTGCGGATCCTGGTGGACGGCGCAGAGCTCGATCCGGACACCGAGCGGATCATGCGGCGCGGCATCGCGTGGCTGATCGCGCAGCAGGACAAGAGCGGCTCGTGGAGCACTTTCGTGCGAAACACGCTGGTACCGCTGGACGGTCCGTGCACGTTCATCACCGCGCAGGCGATCGAGATCCTGCACAACGTCGGCGTCGCCACTTCGGACCCGCCGATCCGCCGCGCCCTGCGCTGGCTCGAGCGGCACCAGGCGCCCGACGGGTCGTTCGAGGCCAGTTGGCATCGTGGCGGCGTGCCCGGCACCGCCGCCGTGGTGCACGCGCTGACCGCGCTCGGCATGCCCGGGCACCCGGTCGCGATCAAGGCCAAGGACTGGCTGCTGGCCGCGCAGCTCGACGACGGTTCGTGGAGCACCGGGCGCGGTGATCAGGACGGCACCCCGGACGAGACCGGGCGCGCGATCCGCGCGCTGGTGGCCTGCGGCGAGCACGAAGCGGCGCGGCGCGGCGTCGAGTGGCTGGTCGCCGCCCAGCAGCCGGACGGCTGGTGGGAGGCGGGCCAGGCCTGCATCTACATCCGGGATCACGTGCACTACTCGGATCCGCTGATCGCACAGGGGTTGGCGATCGGTGCGCTCGCGGCTTATCGGGAGGTGGGCAATGACTGAGGCCTACGACGTCGTGGTCGCCGGGGCCGGTGTCGGCGGCTTGGCGGCCGCGCACGCGCTCGGCGCGCGGGGCTTGCGGGTGCTGTTGCTGGAGAAGCAGCGGAAGCCGGTGGCGATCCCCAAAGGCGAAGTGCTGCAACCGAGTTCGATCGAAATCCTGCGGGAATGGGGCGTGTTGCCCGAGTTGCGGGACCGCGGCGCGGTGCAGTTGGACCGGCTGGTGATCCGCGAGGCCGACGGCCGTGAGGTGATGGTCTTCGACTACGCCGCGCTGGCCGGTCGAGGGCACCACCTGCTCAGCCACGACTACTCGGAAATCCTCGGCGTGCTCGCGGACTGCCTCGCCGACGAGGTCGAGTGGCGGCGCGGTGCGCTGGTCAAGGACCTGAGCCGGGACGCGAGCGGGCGGGTGGACGGGGTCGTGGTCGACGAGGGCGACCGGACCTACGAGGTGCGCGCACCACTGGTCGTCGCCGCCGATGGCCTGTCCTCCCGGCTGCGCAAGCTGGCCGGGATCACCACCGACCCGGTCGAGTACGCCCACCGGTTGGCGTCCTTCGACCTCTCCGGCGGACCGGAGCTGCCGAGCGAGGTGTCCGCCTACCTCACCGACCGCGGCCTGCGGCTGGTCTACCCGCTGCCCGGCAACCGGATCCGGCTCTACGTGCAGGTGGGTGCCGATGAGCTGCGCGGCGTCAAGAAGGACGAGCTGACGGCGTGGTGCGAGGGGATCGTGGCCGATGCGCCGTCGCTGCGGCCGCTGCTCGATCCGTTGCGTGCGAGTGTCGACTCCCGGCAGTTGCTGAAGCTGTGGCGGTTCACGGCATCCAGGATGTCGGTGCCCGGACTGGCCATGGTCGGCGAGTCGGCGCACGCCGTGCACCCGATGGCCGCGCAGGGGATGAACACCGCCATAGCCGACGCGCACGCCCTGGCCGGGCTGGTCGGCGACGGTCCGCTGCAGAAGCCCGCGGTGGACGCGGCGCTGGCGAGCTACCAGAAGGCGCGCGCCGGTTGGGTCCGCCACATCGACCGGATGAGCCACGACGCGACCCGGATGATCACCGATACGTCGTGGGCGGGCAAGGTGATCGGCCGCCGGATGCTGCGCCACACCAGCCGGAACAGCCGCTTGCGCTACGTGGCGACCTACAACATGGCCGGGCTGGGCATCCGCCCGTTCACCGTGCTGGACCGGATGCACCAGCTCGGGCTGCCGGATCCGCGATCGGGAAGGGTCCCGACGTGGGCGTGAACGGACGAGCAGTGGTGCTGGGCGGTGGCCTGGCTGGTGTGCTGGCGGCGTCGGTGCTCGCGCGGCACCTGGATTCGGTCGTCGTGGTCGAGCGCGACCGGTACCCCGACGGTCCGGTCGTCCGCAAGGGCGTTCCGCAGGCGCAGCACGGACATCTGCTGCTGACCGGCGGGATCCGGCAGCTGGAGGCGCTGCTGCCCGGCGTCGTCGACGAGCTGCTCGGGCACGGCGCACGCCGGCTCGGGCTGCCCCGAGACGTGGTGTCGCTGACCGCTCAGGGCTGGATGCCGCGGTTCCGCGAGATGCGCTTCGCGCTGTCCTGCAGCAGGGCCCTGCTGGACTGGGTCATCCGCAAGCGGGTGCTCGGCGACGGCCGGATCCGGGTGGAGGAGGACACCACCGCGTTGCGGCTGTGCGGCGACGGTGCGCGGGTGGCCGGGGTGCTGGTGCGGGATCGGGCGTCCGGGCAGCCGCGGCTGCTCGAAGCGGACCTCGTGGTCGACGCGACCGGACGCGGTTCGAAGGCGCCGGAGTGGCTGCGGCAGCTGGGACTGCCGGAGGTGCGCGAGGAGCTGGTCGATCCCGGACTCGCCTACGCCACCCGCCTCTACCGCGTACCGCCGGGTGCGCCCGCGGACTTCCCCAACGTCTCGATCCAGGCAGAACCCGGCAACGGTCGCCCCGGCCGGGCCGGGGTGATCTTCCCCATCGAGGGCGGCCAGTGGTTGGTGACCCTCTCCGGCACCAGGGGTGCGGAACCCCCGGTGGACGAAGCGGGTTTCGAGCAGTTCGCCCGGGAGCTGCCGCACCCGGTCATCAGCGAGCTCATCGCCGCCGCCGAGCCGCTCGGCCGCGCCCGCGGTTACCGCAACAACGCCAACCGCCGTCGCCGCTTCGACCGGCTCCGCCGGTGGCCGGAGGGCTTCCTGGTGATCGGCGACGCGGTGGCGACGACGAACCCGACCTACGGGCACGGCATGTCGGTGGCGGCCGGCGAAGCGGTCGCCCTGCACCGGGGGATGCACCGTTACCAGCTGCACCGGGGGAGTGCCCGCCGCATCCAGCGCGGGATGGCCGCCGCCGCGCAGGCGTCCTGGATGATGGCGACCAGCCAGGACCGGCTCTACCCGGACGTGGTCGGCGGCGAGCCCAGCCGCGCCTCGTTCGTGCAGAAGCGGCTGACCGACCGCCTGCAACGGGTCGCTGCCGAGGACCCGGTCGTCTTCGACGCGCTGTTGCAGGGCCACACGCTCTCCGGAGTGCCGTCTCCACTGGTCATCCCCCGGGTGGTCCGGGGCTTGCTCCGCGGCGGCGCCCGCCCGAACCACGACGACCCGCCGTTCACCCCCGCCGAACGAGCCGTGTTGGCACCGCAGGACCCGCTCGAAGGAGACAAGGCTTGACCGACCAGATGGCGTTCACCGAGGACGAAGTCGCGCAGTTCTACGACGGCCTGGAGAAGTTCCTCTCCTCCTGGCTCGGCGAGAGCATCCACTACGGCTACTGGCCCGGCGGTGCCGGTGGCTCGTTCACCGAAGCCCAGGACCGGCTGACCCGCCTCCTCGGCGACCGCCTCGCGCTGCGCCCCGAGCAGCGGCTGCTCGACGTCGGCTGCGGAACCGGCCGCCCCGCCATGCTGCTCGCCCAGGCCTCAGGTTGCGCGGTCACCGGGATCACCATCAGCCAACGGCAGGTCGAGACCGCTCGGCAGCGCGTGGCCGGGATCGCGGACAAGGTCGGTTTCGAGCTCGTCAACGCGATGGAAATGCCCTATGCCGACGGCGAGTTCGACGCCGCGATGGCACTGGAATCGCTGCTGCACATGCCCGACCTGAAGCGGGCCCTGTCCGAGGTGCGGCGGGTGCTGCGGCCGGGTGGCCGCTTTGTCGTCGCCGACTTCTTCGAGGTGTCGAAGGCGTCGGCGCCGCCGGGTGGCATCCCGTTCAACCCGCCACCGCCGCTGGAGGAGCTGACCGACCAGATCCGGACGGCGGGATTCGAGGTGATCGACGTCCTCGACATCACCGAAGCCACCCGGCCGACCTACGCGGAGCTGCTCGCCGCGGTGCGCGCACAGCAATCCACATTGGACTCGATCCAGGACTCCCGGATCGCGGAGCAGGTTCAGCGGGCCATCCCGCTGATCGTCGAACACGCCCAGGAGCACACCGGCTACGCGGTTCTCACCCTCCGCAGGAGCTGAACTCCGCCGTGCCCCCTGGAAGCCGAGGAACGAGCCTCGTTCCTCCTTGTCTCGGCATCGGGGCCGTGAGCAGCGATGGTCTCCACCACCGCTCATGACCTCGGTGCCGCACACGCATGCCGGCCCCAGCCAGGCTGGAAAACGCTCGATGGAAGGAAGAACCGACTTGACCGACCAGAGCACCTTCACGTCGGACGAGGTCGCGATGTTCTACGACCAGCTGGAGGAGTTCTTCTCCGCCGTGCTCGGTGAGAGCATCCACTACGGGTACTGGCCGGATGGCACCGATTCGCCATCGCTGACCGACGCCCAGGACCGGTTGACCGCGCTGCTCGGGGAGAAGCTGGCTCTCGGCCCCGAGCACCGGCTGCTCGACGTCGGCTGCGGGACCGGCCGCCCCGCCACGCTGATCGCGCAAGCCCTCGGCTGCAGCATCACCGGCATCACCATCGCCGAGCGCCAGATCGAGGCGGCCGACCAGCGCGCCGCTGCGGCCGGGGTCGCCGACCGGGTGCGCTTCCAGCTCGCCGACGCGATGGCAATGCCCTTCGCCGACGACGAGTTCGACGCCGTCCTGGCGCTGGAATCCCTGCTGCACATGCCTGACAAGAAGCGCGCTCTGGCCGAGGAGCACCGGGTGCTGCGTCCCGGCGGGCTCCTGGTCGTCGCCGACTTCTTCGAGACCAAGCCGCTGCCGCCGGGCACGGTGCCGGATGCGGCGGTCGACGTGCTGCCCAACCACGTGCCACCGCCCCTGGAGGAGATGACCGGTCTGGTGCGCGAGGCCGGGTTCGAGGTGACCGAGGTCCTGGACATCACCGAGCAGACCCGGCGCTCCGGAGAGGCGATCCTGGCCGCGATCGGCGCCTACCGGCCCTCGGTGGAATCGGCGCAGGGCGAGCGGATCGCCGAGCAGGTCCAGCAGGCGATACCGATGATCGTCGAACACGCCCAGGAGCACACCGGCTACGTCGTGCTCACCGCGCGCAAGGCGGTGTCGGCATGACGGCGGCCGAGCAGCAGTTCTGCCCGTTCGACGTGGGCGAGGAGTTCCGGCGGCTCCGGGAGGACGATCCGATCTCCCGCATCGAGCTGCCCAGCGGAACACCGGCGTGGTTCGTCGCCCGGCACGCCGACGCCCGCCACGTCCTCACCGACGAGCGGCTCAGCAGCGTCGACGCGTCCCGGCTGATGCGGCCGGGTGCGGGAGACGACCAGGTCGCGCCGCCCGGGCCCGGGGTGCTGCTGTTCCACGACCCGCCGGAGCACACCCGGCTCCGGCGCATGCTGGCGGGCAACTTCACCGTTCGGCGGATGAACCAGCTGCGGCCGATGGTGGAGTCGATCGTCAACGCCCAGCTCGACGAGATGGCACGAGCCGGTTCGTCGACCGACTTCGTGCGCTCGTTCGCGCTACCGGTGCCGTCCCTGGTGATCTGCGAACTCCTCGGCGTGCCGTACGCGGACCGCGCCGAGTTCCAGCGGCGCACCGCCGCGCAGGTGGACCTCGCGATGGGCGAGGAACACGCCGCCGCGTTGTGGGCCGAGTCGACCGAGTACATGGCGCGGCTCGTCGTCGACAAGCGCGCCAATCCCACCGACGACCTGCTCGGGCGGCTCGTCGCCGAGCACGGCGCGGAGCTCTCCGATGCGGAGCTCGCCGGTATCGGCGTCTTCCTGCTCGGCGCGGGCTACGAAACCACGGCCAACATGCTCGGGCTGGGCACGTTGCTGCTCCTGCGCCATCCGGAACAGCTCGCCCGGCTGCGCGACTCCACCGGCGACGGAACCGCGGTCGACCGCGCGGTGGAAGAACTGCTGCGGATCCTGACGGTCGTCAACAACGCGGCCATGCGGCAGGCGAAGGAAGACGTCACCGTTGGTGGGCAGCTCATCCGCGCCGGGGAGTTCGTGCTCGTCTCGCTGGGCTCGGCCAACCGGGACGACGCCGTTCACGAGCGCCCCGACGAGTTCGACATCGGGCGCGCTCCCGTCGGACACATGGCTTTCGGCCACGGCATCCACCACTGCCTCGGTGCGCCGCTGGCGAGGCTGGAGATGCAGGTCGCCTTCCCGGCGCTGCTGAAGCGGTTCCCCGCGCTGCGGTTGGACGTGCCGTTCGACGAGATCGAGTACTTGCCCCGGTCCCTGGTGCACGGCGTGCGCGCCCTGCCGGTGGCGTGGTGAAACGGGAGGCGTGATGACCGAGCACGAGGCCCCGGCGTTCCCGATGGCCCGGCCACCGGGCTGCCCGCTGGACCCGCCCGCGGAGTACGGGCGAATGCGGGCCGAGGCCCCGGTTGCCCCGGCGATCCTGCCCGACGGCAGCCGGGCGTGGTTGATCAGCCGCTACGCCGACGTGCGCGCGGTGCTGCGCGACCCGCGGGTCAGCGCGGACCTGCGCAAACCCGGCTTCCCGATCATCTCCGCGGCCGAGCGCACCCTGGTCGACGCTGGCTTCCACCCCGGGTTCATCCGGACCGACCCGCCCGAGCACGGGCAACTCCGCCGGATGGTGTCGGCGGACTTCAGCATCAGGCGGGTGAAGGCGTTGCAACCGGCCATCCAACGGCTGGTCGACGAACTCCTGGACCGCATCGTCACCGGCCCGAAACCGGTGGACCTGGTCACGGAGCTGGCACTGCCGGTGCCGAGCACGGTGATCTGCTGGCTGCTCGGGGTGCCCGTCGCCGACATCGGCAAGTTCAACGAGTGGACGCGGGCCGTGGTCGACGCCGACACGACCCCCGAGCAGACCCAGGAGGCCAACGCGGCGATCCTGGGCTACTTCGACGAGCTGATCGCGGTCAAGCAGCGGGAACCCGCCGACGACATCGTCTCCCGGCTCGTCCGGCAGCACGAGGCAGGCAAGCTCACCCGGCCCGACGTGATCACCACCTCGATGCTGCTGCTGATGGCGGGGCACGAGACCACCGCCAACATGATCTCGCTCGGTGTCCTCACCCTCCTGCAACACCCGGAGCAGGCCGCCGCGCTGCGCGAGAACGCAGACCTGGCTGCTCGCGCGGTCGAGGAACTGCTGCGCTACCTGTCGATCTCGGAGTTCGCCACCACCCGCGTCGCCACCGAAGACCTGGAGGTGGGAGGCAGGCTCATCCGCGCAGGCGACGGGATCGTGGCCCTGACCCCGTCGGCCAACCGGGACGCGACGGCCTTCCCGGATCCGGACACCGTGGACATCCACCGGAGGTCCAGGCAGCACGTCGCCTTCGGCTTCGGACCGCACCAGTGCGTGGGCCAATCACTGGCACGGGCCGAACTGCAGGTCGTCTTTCCCGCGCTGTTGCGGCGAATTCCGACCTTGCGGCTGGCCGTTCCCGCCGAGGAACTCCGCTACAAGCTCGACGAAGGCATCTTCGGCCTGCTGTCGCTCCCGGTGACCTGGGACTGAGCCCGACGCACGAAGGTCCGGGCCGGACGTGCCGATGCTTGGCCGTGGCGGCCCGGATCCTTTCCGGCTCACCGAACGTCCCGGCGGTTGAGCGCCGCGAGCCCCGTTGCGGCGAACACCACCGCCAGCACGGTCCTGATCAGCAGTGGCGCGGCGGCGAATTCGCCGCCGGTGAGGATTTCCGGGGTTCCCGGGATCGGCGCCTGCGCCGCTCTGCAGCTGATCGCAAGACTGGGTCCGGCAACGGTCGAACGACACGTCCTGAGCCTGGCTGAGCAGCTCGTCGAAAAGGCCCGTCGCCATCGGGATGCACCGACCGCACGATGGCCCGCTTTCGTGGATTGCCGATCGCGGATCGAATCAGGGAAATTTGCGACGCCGCGAGCCCGACCGGTCAGCGCTTCTTCGCCAACGGGACAGAGCGGAGAGAAACATCGGAGGTCACCTCTTGCCGGATGTCGGGTCGCCGCGGAGACGAGGTCGGCCGACCTGGCAGGCTGGCGCGAGGCCTCGATCGAGGTGCGGGGAACGAAGGCACGTCCGCCGGTCCCGGAGGTCACCGTCGTGCCGGCACCACCTCTGGAACCGCTGGCGCTCACGCCGGACTTGGCCACCCCGGGGGGCGTGGAGCTGGCCGGGCTCGACGACGTGCCGTGGAGCGGCCTGGAGCACGCGCACGGGTCCGCCGACGACGTCCCTGTCCTGCTGCGCGAGCTGGCGAACGGCACGGGGGAGTGGGACGAGGTCCTCGACGAGCTGTTCGGCGATGACCTGCTGCACCAGGGCGACTGCTACGAGGCCACCGTCCCCGCGCTGCCGTTCCTCACCAAGCTGATCGTCGCCGACGTGGTGCCCGCGCGGAGCGCCGGGACCTCTACCTGTGGCTGGTGGTCGCTGGTGGCCGCCGCAACGACAACCTGGTCGCGTTCGCCGACCTCGCGCTGGACGGGGAGGAGCCGCTCCAGCCGGGGGCGTGGACCGAGGAGGTGTTCCGGACCGTCGGCGACCAGGTTCCGGTGCTGCTGGACCGGTGGAACGCCGAGCCGCCGGGGATACGATTCGTGCTCGCCGTTCTCGCCGCGCAGCATCCCGAGCACGGCGGGCGGCCGACCAGATCGCTGCGTTGGCTGCCGAGCTCGACGGGACGCAGCAGGGTGCGTACTTGCGGCTGGCCGTGGAACTCGTGCACGGCCGCAACGCGCAGGCGCTGGCCCTCGCCTCCGAGATTGTCGACTGGGCGGACCGCCTGGAGCCGAGATGGCTGGAGGCTCCGGGCGTGCCCGACGACATCAAGGCGGCGCACGTGCTGGCCGAAGGCGCGCTCTACACGATCGAATAGCGGCGCCGCTCGGCCACCGGGACCACGATCCTAGGCTCGGCCATGTGCCGGTGAACTGCCGGTCAGCAGCCGCGCTTCAGCGTCCGTGAGTCGCTTCTTCGCTGTTTCCAGGGGGCGCGGACCGGTCGGCATGCAGGCGCTGGGGCAACCTGCGGTTCGCGCGTACCGGGGACGATCCGGTCAGGAAGTGAGCTCGCGCTGCGCGGAGGCGTCCCACTCCTGGGGGTCTGGTCTCGCCGCTCCCTGCGGCAAGGCGCCGGGGATCTCCGGCGCGATCACGGCCGTGACATCGGCAGACGTCCTCGTCCGCCGTGACTCGGCCTCCCGTTCGTCGTGCCAGAGGGGCTTGCGGTCGACCCCGAGCCGCAGGACCTCCGGCCGTGCGTAGTGGCCCTTCGAGTCGACCCAGGCCTTGACGATGCGGACGTCGGAGAAGTCGACTGTGGCGGTGACGAGCTTCTCCTCCTCTCCCGTGTGCGGTCCGCCGAGGAAGGAGTTGAAGGGGTGGATGACCGCCGACCAGCCACCTCCGGCCGTCACGAAGTTCTGTTCGCCAAGGTTGTCCCGCATCCAGTTCAGGCAGGTGTCGTCAACAGGGTTGGAGGCGCACACAACGAAGACCTGCGCCGTGAGCGCGTGCGTCTTCATCATGGCCTCGATCTGGGCGTCCGCGACGGTCTCGAACCCCGCCATCGTGGACAACGCCGGCCATGCCGCGGCGTGGATCTGCTGACCCTGCTCGATCAGCGCCTGCCGGGCCAGGTTCATCGTGTGCTCCCAGCAGGCCAGCCCTCCGACCCGGCCGGAACGGGAGTCGAACACCGACAGTGTCGCGCCTCCACCCTGTCCCCAGACGATGCGCTCGGCGTACGTCGGCTGGAGCTTGCGGTGCACACCCAGCAAGCTCCCGTCGGCGTCGATGTAGACCTGCGAGTTGAAGCAGGTTCGGGTGCCCTTGAGCCGCTCACTGATGCCCAGGACGACTTCGACGCCGGCGCGGGCGCAGGCCGCCTGGACCCGGGCGATCTCGGGACCGGGTACCTCGATCGAGGCATCGGTGTACTCAGCGTTGGCGGCCACCTGCTGCAGCGGCGGGTAGCACTCGATCCAGTAGGGATAGCCCGGCACGAACGTTTCCGGGAAGACCAGGAGGTCGATGTCCTCGCGGCCGGCCTGCTCGACGAATCCGATCACTTTGTCGATGGTCACGTCGGTGTTCATGAACACGGGCGCGGCGTGCACCGCCGCAACCCGCCTTGCGGTGCCCTCTTGCTGGGTCATGACGAACCTCCTGATGGTCCATGGCCGAGCCGCTAGGCTATTAGCCGAGCAAGAATTATCAACACCTGAAGGCATTGAGAGCACGTACTGTCCAGGTACGTACCAACCACCATGGA
This portion of the Saccharopolyspora antimicrobica genome encodes:
- a CDS encoding cytochrome P450, with product MTEHEAPAFPMARPPGCPLDPPAEYGRMRAEAPVAPAILPDGSRAWLISRYADVRAVLRDPRVSADLRKPGFPIISAAERTLVDAGFHPGFIRTDPPEHGQLRRMVSADFSIRRVKALQPAIQRLVDELLDRIVTGPKPVDLVTELALPVPSTVICWLLGVPVADIGKFNEWTRAVVDADTTPEQTQEANAAILGYFDELIAVKQREPADDIVSRLVRQHEAGKLTRPDVITTSMLLLMAGHETTANMISLGVLTLLQHPEQAAALRENADLAARAVEELLRYLSISEFATTRVATEDLEVGGRLIRAGDGIVALTPSANRDATAFPDPDTVDIHRRSRQHVAFGFGPHQCVGQSLARAELQVVFPALLRRIPTLRLAVPAEELRYKLDEGIFGLLSLPVTWD
- a CDS encoding SAM-dependent methyltransferase, which translates into the protein MTDQMAFTEDEVAQFYDGLEKFLSSWLGESIHYGYWPGGAGGSFTEAQDRLTRLLGDRLALRPEQRLLDVGCGTGRPAMLLAQASGCAVTGITISQRQVETARQRVAGIADKVGFELVNAMEMPYADGEFDAAMALESLLHMPDLKRALSEVRRVLRPGGRFVVADFFEVSKASAPPGGIPFNPPPPLEELTDQIRTAGFEVIDVLDITEATRPTYAELLAAVRAQQSTLDSIQDSRIAEQVQRAIPLIVEHAQEHTGYAVLTLRRS
- a CDS encoding SAM-dependent methyltransferase, translating into MTDQSTFTSDEVAMFYDQLEEFFSAVLGESIHYGYWPDGTDSPSLTDAQDRLTALLGEKLALGPEHRLLDVGCGTGRPATLIAQALGCSITGITIAERQIEAADQRAAAAGVADRVRFQLADAMAMPFADDEFDAVLALESLLHMPDKKRALAEEHRVLRPGGLLVVADFFETKPLPPGTVPDAAVDVLPNHVPPPLEEMTGLVREAGFEVTEVLDITEQTRRSGEAILAAIGAYRPSVESAQGERIAEQVQQAIPMIVEHAQEHTGYVVLTARKAVSA
- a CDS encoding polyprenyl synthetase family protein; protein product: MTTSPVTADHDLIASATHRARGLTEPLLRNIVEALDPSLAAIGAYHFGWQTDESHAAGKAIRPTMAILAAEAVGAPPSAALPAAAAAELVHNFSLIHDDIIDSDEQRRGRPSVWKAHGVPAAILLGDALQAAAFELLLGSGRPNAAAVAERLAVVMREVVIGQVQDIEFAGRPWSGPQAVMLDEYQAMAEAKTGALLAFAAAGGAQLAEAPPSAVQTFDALGRHLGLAFQCTDDVLGIWGDPAVTGKPVFGDLREGKKTLPVIAALAADTPAGARLARLLTEGPRDDAGLRLAAELVEEAGGRKFAEQEASRHLIGVGECLDSLEMPAAVRNAFEALANTLIGRTR
- a CDS encoding cytochrome P450, with the protein product MTAAEQQFCPFDVGEEFRRLREDDPISRIELPSGTPAWFVARHADARHVLTDERLSSVDASRLMRPGAGDDQVAPPGPGVLLFHDPPEHTRLRRMLAGNFTVRRMNQLRPMVESIVNAQLDEMARAGSSTDFVRSFALPVPSLVICELLGVPYADRAEFQRRTAAQVDLAMGEEHAAALWAESTEYMARLVVDKRANPTDDLLGRLVAEHGAELSDAELAGIGVFLLGAGYETTANMLGLGTLLLLRHPEQLARLRDSTGDGTAVDRAVEELLRILTVVNNAAMRQAKEDVTVGGQLIRAGEFVLVSLGSANRDDAVHERPDEFDIGRAPVGHMAFGHGIHHCLGAPLARLEMQVAFPALLKRFPALRLDVPFDEIEYLPRSLVHGVRALPVAW
- a CDS encoding FAD-dependent oxidoreductase — encoded protein: MTEAYDVVVAGAGVGGLAAAHALGARGLRVLLLEKQRKPVAIPKGEVLQPSSIEILREWGVLPELRDRGAVQLDRLVIREADGREVMVFDYAALAGRGHHLLSHDYSEILGVLADCLADEVEWRRGALVKDLSRDASGRVDGVVVDEGDRTYEVRAPLVVAADGLSSRLRKLAGITTDPVEYAHRLASFDLSGGPELPSEVSAYLTDRGLRLVYPLPGNRIRLYVQVGADELRGVKKDELTAWCEGIVADAPSLRPLLDPLRASVDSRQLLKLWRFTASRMSVPGLAMVGESAHAVHPMAAQGMNTAIADAHALAGLVGDGPLQKPAVDAALASYQKARAGWVRHIDRMSHDATRMITDTSWAGKVIGRRMLRHTSRNSRLRYVATYNMAGLGIRPFTVLDRMHQLGLPDPRSGRVPTWA
- a CDS encoding prenyltransferase/squalene oxidase repeat-containing protein, encoding MTGETSTANRVEQAIHASEQALLDAAGTGSWPSPRRAAVSGAAGAVLALHFADADRSADLIADGIAWLLQVQNPDGGWGTLEGFPSDFVATAMATAALHLAAGPDGADSVSRARGWIDRRGGVAGIGDPMMEQLCGLVLSIAGLQDANRLRRVPVELVLLPAALRRRLLSYLTPPFLALSFMQSRQRKHNPLTRAIDRLARPVAARLLEAFDQQEGRVGSYGGDPWLTGLLCTALTRAGAAPELARRSVEYLRMTAQPGGSWHLVHGVEAERVETTGMAFSVHGLALAGHSADPRVLRARDWLARCQQLEPSEVYASPAGAWTWTGRRGWPNAMETVLVLRILVDGAELDPDTERIMRRGIAWLIAQQDKSGSWSTFVRNTLVPLDGPCTFITAQAIEILHNVGVATSDPPIRRALRWLERHQAPDGSFEASWHRGGVPGTAAVVHALTALGMPGHPVAIKAKDWLLAAQLDDGSWSTGRGDQDGTPDETGRAIRALVACGEHEAARRGVEWLVAAQQPDGWWEAGQACIYIRDHVHYSDPLIAQGLAIGALAAYREVGND
- a CDS encoding NAD(P)/FAD-dependent oxidoreductase codes for the protein MNGRAVVLGGGLAGVLAASVLARHLDSVVVVERDRYPDGPVVRKGVPQAQHGHLLLTGGIRQLEALLPGVVDELLGHGARRLGLPRDVVSLTAQGWMPRFREMRFALSCSRALLDWVIRKRVLGDGRIRVEEDTTALRLCGDGARVAGVLVRDRASGQPRLLEADLVVDATGRGSKAPEWLRQLGLPEVREELVDPGLAYATRLYRVPPGAPADFPNVSIQAEPGNGRPGRAGVIFPIEGGQWLVTLSGTRGAEPPVDEAGFEQFARELPHPVISELIAAAEPLGRARGYRNNANRRRRFDRLRRWPEGFLVIGDAVATTNPTYGHGMSVAAGEAVALHRGMHRYQLHRGSARRIQRGMAAAAQASWMMATSQDRLYPDVVGGEPSRASFVQKRLTDRLQRVAAEDPVVFDALLQGHTLSGVPSPLVIPRVVRGLLRGGARPNHDDPPFTPAERAVLAPQDPLEGDKA